In Camelina sativa cultivar DH55 chromosome 16, Cs, whole genome shotgun sequence, a single window of DNA contains:
- the LOC104750293 gene encoding uncharacterized protein LOC104750293 has protein sequence MGIYGTISESILDTVLKTKSTARELWITIEELFRDNKEARAMEYDTELRTLTIGNSTVADYCKRLKTLSNLLANIDSLVTDRQLVMYMLNGLNDKFDSIINVIKHKSPYPSFTVARSMLQLEETRLSKHVKPAPSPPSDTSTPNILYTTTDQQSSRGHHSGHQGRGHRGRGIDDVAATIITGNIKTHHRDMVNHRTSLHITHHHPSSTARHHTWLTPLFHRFNLHTTSPVHMVKLTSRKCFLTLPHLSHTSHMR, from the coding sequence ATGGGGATCTACGGCACGATCTCCGAATCAATCTTAGACACCGTTCTTAAGACAAAGTCCACCGCCCGTGAACTTTGGATCACCATCGAAGAACTTTTCCGTGATAACAAAGAAGCAAGAGCGATGGAGTATGACACCGAACTTCGAACTCTCACCATCGGTAACTCCACCGTCGCCGACTACTGCAAACGCCTCAAGACACTCTCTAATCTCCTGGCAAACATCGACTCTCTGGTTACTGACCGCCAACTTGTCATGTACATGTTGAACGGTCTCAACGACAAGTTCGACTCCATCATCAACGTAATCAAACACAAATCTCCTTACCCATCGTTCACCGTTGCTCGATCAATGCTCCAACTTGAAGAAACTCGTCTCTCCAAACATGTGAAACCTGCTCCTAGCCCACCATCCGATACGTCTACCCCAAATATCCTCTATACCACGACGGACCAACAATCTTCGCGAGGACATCACTCCGGTCACCAAGGTCGCGGACACAGAGGTCGTGGTATAGACGACGTGGCCGCTACAATAATCACTGGCAATATCAAAACCCACCATAGGGATATGGTCAACCACCGTACCAGTCTCCATATTACGCACCACCACCCCAGTTCTACGGCTCGACACCACACATGGCTTACCCCTTTGTTCCACCGGTTCAACCTGCACACCACCAGCCCCGTCCACATGGTGAAGCTCACGTCACGCAAATGCTTCCTCACTCTCCCACACCTCTCACATACCTCCCACATGCGCTAA